In a genomic window of Procambarus clarkii isolate CNS0578487 chromosome 10, FALCON_Pclarkii_2.0, whole genome shotgun sequence:
- the LOC138363112 gene encoding proteoglycan 4-like → MLSLPVPCTLSLPVPCMLSLPVPCMLYLPVPCTLSLPVPCMLSLPVPCTLSLPVPCMLSLPVPCMLYLPVPCTLSLPVPCMLSLPVPCTLSLPVPCTLSLPVPCTLSLPVPCTLSLPVPCTLSLPVPCTLSLPVPCTLSLPVPCTLSLPVPCTHSLPVPCTLSLPVPCTLSLPVPCTLSLPVPCTLSLPVPCTLSLPVRCTLSPPVPCTLSLPVPCTLSLPVPCTLSLPVPCTLSLPVPCTLSLSVPCTLSLSVPCTLSLPAPCTLSLPEPCTHSLPVPCTLFLPAPCTLSLPVPCTLSLPVPCTLSLPVPCTLSLPVPCTLSLPVPCTHSLPVPCTLSLPVPCTLSLPVPCTLSLPVPCTLSLPVPCTLSLPVPCTLSLPVPCTLSLPVPCTLSLSVPCTLSLPVPCTLFLPAPCTLSLPEPCTLSLPVPCTLFFPAPCTLSLPVPCTLSLPVPCTHSLPVPCTLSLPVPCTLSLPVPRTLSLPVPCTLSLPVPCTLSLPVPCTLSLPVPCTLSLPVPCTLSLPVPCTLSLPVPCTLSLPVPCTLSLSVPCTLSLPVPCTLSLPAPCTLSLPEPCTHSLPVPWTLFLPAPCTLSLPVPCTLSLPVPCTLSLPVPCTLSLPVPCTLSLPVPCTLSLPVPCTHSLPVPCTLSLPVPCTLSLPVPCTLSLPVPCTLSLPVPCTLSLPVPCTLSLPVPCTLSLPVPCTLSLPVSCTLSLPVPCTLSLPAPCTLSLPEPCTLSLPVPCTLFLPAPCTLSLPVPCTLSLPVPCTLSLPVPCTLSLHVP, encoded by the coding sequence TCCCTGTGCCGTGCATGCTCTACCTCCCTGTGCCGTGCACGCTCTCCCTCCCTGTGCCGTGCATGCTCTCCCTCCCTGTGCCTTGCACGCTCTCCCTCCCTGTGCCGTGCACGCTCTCCCTCCCTGTGCCGTGCACGCTCTCCCTCCCTGTGCCGTGCACGCTCTCCCTCCCTGTGCCGTGCACGCTCTCCCTCCCTGTGCCGTGCACGCTCTCCCTCCCTGTGCCGTGCACGCTCTCCCTCCCTGTGCCGTGCACGCTCTCCCTCCCTGTGCCGTGCACGCACTCCCTCCCTGTGCCTTGCACGCTCTCCCTCCCTGTGCCGTGCACGCTCTCCCTCCCTGTGCCGTGCACGCTCTCCCTCCCTGTGCCGTGCACGCTCTCCCTCCCTGTGCCGTGCACGCTCTCCCTCCCTGTGCGGTGCACGCTCTCCCCCCCTGTGCCGTGCACGCTCTCCCTCCCTGTGCCGTGCACGCTCTCCCTCCCTGTGCCGTGCACGCTCTCCCTCCCTGTGCCGTGCACGCTCTCCCTCCCTGTGCCTTGCACGCTCTCCCTCTCTGTGCCGTGCACGCTCTCCCTCTCTGTGCCGTGCACGCTCTCCCTCCCTGCGCCGTGCACACTCTCACTCCCTGAGCCGTGCACGCACTCCCTCCCTGTGCCGTGCACGCTCTTCCTCCCTGCGCCGTGCACGCTCTCCCTCCCTGTGCCTTGCACGCTCTCCCTCCCTGTGCCGTGCACGCTCTCCCTCCCTGTGCCGTGCACGCTCTCCCTCCCTGTGCCGTGCACGCTCTCCCTCCCTGTGCCGTGCACGCACTCCCTCCCTGTGCCTTGCACGCTCTCCCTCCCTGTGCCGTGCACGCTCTCCCTCCCTGTGCCGTGCACGCTCTCCCTCCCTGTGCCGTGCACGCTCTCCCTCCCTGTGCCGTGCACGCTCTCCCTCCCTGTGCCGTGCACGCTCTCCCTCCCTGTGCCGTGCACGCTCTCCCTCCCTGTGCCTTGCACGCTCTCCCTCTCTGTGCCGTGCACGCTCTCCCTCCCTGTGCCGTGCACGCTCTTCCTCCCTGCGCCGTGCACACTCTCACTCCCTGAGCCGTGCACGCTCTCCCTCCCTGTGCCGTGCACGCTCTTCTTCCCTGCGCCGTGCACGCTCTCCCTCCCTGTGCCTTGCACGCTCTCCCTTCCTGTGCCGTGCACGCACTCCCTCCCTGTGCCTTGCACGCTCTCCCTCCCTGTGCCGTGCACGCTCTCCCTCCCTGTGCCGCGCACGCTCTCCCTCCCTGTGCCGTGCACGCTCTCCCTCCCTGTGCCGTGCACGCTCTCCCTCCCTGTGCCGTGCACGCTCTCCCTCCCTGTGCCGTGCACGCTCTCCCTCCCTGTGCCGTGCACGCTCTCCCTCCCTGTGCCGTGCACGCTCTCCCTCCCTGTGCCGTGCACGCTCTCCCTCCCTGTGCCTTGCACGCTCTCCCTCTCTGTGCCGTGCACGCTCTCCCTCCCTGTGCCGTGCACGCTCTCCCTCCCTGCGCCGTGCACACTCTCACTCCCAGAGCCGTGCACGCACTCCCTCCCTGTGCCGTGGACGCTCTTCCTCCCTGCGCCGTGCACGCTCTCCCTCCCTGTGCCTTGCACGCTCTCCCTCCCTGTGCCGTGCACGCTCTCCCTCCCTGTGCCGTGCACGCTCTCCCTCCCTGTGCCGTGCACGCTCTCCCTCCCTGTGCCGTGCACGCTCTCCCTCCCTGTGCCGTGCACGCACTCCCTCCCTGTGCCTTGCACGCTCTCCCTCCCTGTGCCGTGCACGCTCTCCCTCCCTGTGCCGTGCACGCTCTCCCTCCCTGTGCCGTGCACGCTCTCCCTCCCTGTGCCGTGCACGCTCTCCCTCCCTGTGCCGTGCACGCTCTCCCTCCCTGTGCCGTGCACGCTCTCCCTCCCTGTGCCTTGCACGCTCTCCCTCCCTGTGTCGTGCACGCTCTCCCTCCCTGTGCCGTGCACGCTCTCCCTCCCTGCGCCGTGCACACTCTCACTCCCTGAGCCGTGCACGCTCTCCCTCCCTGTGCCGTGCACGCTCTTCCTCCCTGCGCCGTGCACGCTCTCCCTCCCTGTGCCTTGCACGCTCTCCCTCCCTGTGCCGTGCACGCTCTCCCTCCCTGTGCCGTGCACGCTCTCCCTCCATGTGCCGTGA
- the LOC138363113 gene encoding spermatogenesis-associated protein 31H1-like, translating into MCRARSSSMCRARSPSLCRARSPSMCCARSPSMCRARSPSMCRARSPSLCLARSPSLCRARSPSLCSARSHSLCIARSPSLCRARSPSLCRARSPSMCRARSPSMCRARSPSLCLARSPSLCRARSPSLCIARSHSPCIARSPSLCRARSPSLCLARSPSLCRARSPSLCRARSPSLCRARSPSLCLARSPSLCRARSPSLCRARSHSLCIARSPSLCRARSPSLCLARSPSLCLARSPTLCRARSHSLCIARSPSLCRARSPSLCLARSPSLCLARSPSLCRARSPSMCRARSPSLCRARSPFLCRARSPSMCRARSPSLCLARSPSLCRARSPSLCRARSPSLCRARSPSLCRARSPSMFRARSPSLPVPCTLSLPVPCTFSLPVPCTLSLPGRTRSPSMAQQQQQQQQQQQQQQQQQQQQ; encoded by the coding sequence ATGTGCCGTGCACGCTCTTCCTCCATGTGCCGTGCACGCTCTCCCTCCCTATGCCGTGCACGCTCTCCCTCCATGTGCTGTGCACGCTCTCCCTCCATGTGCCGTGCACGCTCTCCCTCCATGTGCCGTGCACGCTCTCCCTCCCTGTGCCTTGCACGCTCTCCCTCCCTGTGCCGTGCACGCTCTCCCTCCCTGTGCAGTGCACGCTCTCACTCCCTGTGCATTGCACGCTCTCCCTCCCTGTGCCGTGCACGCTCTCCCTCTCTGTGCCGTGCACGCTCTCCCTCCATGTGCCGTGCACGCTCTCCCTCCATGTGCCGTGCACGCTCTCCCTCCCTGTGCCTTGCACGCTCTCCCTCCCTGTGCCGTGCACGCTCTCCCTCCCTGTGCATTGCACGCTCTCACTCCCCGTGCATTGCACGCTCTCCCTCCCTGTGCCGTGCACGCTCTCCCTCCCTGTGCCTTGCACGCTCTCCATCCCTGTGCCGTGCACGCTCTCCCTCCCTGTGCCGTGCACGTTCTCCCTCCCTGTGCCGTGCACGCTCTCCCTCCCTGTGCCTTGCACGCTCTCCCTCCCTGTGCCGTGCACGCTCTCCCTCTTTGTGCCGTGCACGCTCTCACTCCCTGTGCATTGCACGCTCACCCTCCCTGTGCCGTGCACGCTCTCCCTCCCTGTGCCTTGCACGCTCTCCCTCCCTGTGCCTTGCACGCTCTCCCACCCTGTGCCGTGCACGCTCTCACTCCCTGTGCATTGCACGCTCTCCCTCCCTGTGCCGTGCACGCTCTCCCTCCCTGTGCCTTGCACGCTCTCCCTCCCTGTGCCTTGCACGCTCTCCCTCCCTGTGCCGTGCACGCTCTCCCTCCATGTGCCGTGCACGCTCTCCCTCCCTGTGCCGTGCACGCTCTCCCTTCCTGTGTCGTGCACGCTCTCCCTCCATGTGCCGTGCACGCTCTCCCTCCCTGTGCCTTGCACGCTCTCCCTCCCTGTGCCGTGCACGCTCTCCCTCCCTGTGCCGTGCACGCTCTCCCTCCTTGTGCCGTGCACGCTCTCCCTCCCTGTGCCGTGCACGCTCTCCCTCCATGTTCCGTgcacgctctccctccctccctgtgccgTGCACGCTCTCCCTCCCTGTGCCGTGCACGTTCTCCCTCCCTGTGCCGTGCACGCTCTCCCTCCCTGGTCGTACACGCTCCCCCTCCATGGCC